From the Paludibacterium paludis genome, one window contains:
- the flgL gene encoding flagellar hook-associated protein FlgL, giving the protein MMRISTFTTYYIGSTDMSNLQSTLQKLQMQLDTQKRVVNPSDDPVAASQILQLSQSNGRNDQFITNNKSVESTLAISETAIGNSINVMRSLKELAVQAGGGGLSVTQLQSMQVQVTQYFNQLVANANTTDGIGTYLFGGNKDNAPPFTADSALNTTYNGDTGQRLVEISSSRRIPTNEVGSQVFGNTPASSSPTALFDSVKAFHDLLGQNPKPANFATQLTTIMGNMDAASQNLVNAQASIGSRRKENEDTQNTAEDATLQYKSAISNLQDLDLPQTISDFSLTQASLQYSQLTFNKITSLSLFNYIS; this is encoded by the coding sequence ATGATGCGCATCAGTACGTTTACCACCTACTACATCGGTTCGACCGACATGTCGAATCTGCAAAGCACGCTGCAAAAGCTGCAGATGCAACTGGATACCCAGAAACGGGTGGTCAATCCGTCCGACGACCCGGTGGCGGCATCGCAAATCCTGCAATTGTCGCAATCGAACGGCCGCAACGATCAGTTCATCACCAACAACAAGTCCGTCGAGTCGACGCTGGCGATTTCGGAAACCGCCATCGGCAATTCGATCAACGTGATGCGCTCGCTGAAGGAACTGGCGGTGCAGGCCGGGGGCGGCGGCCTGTCGGTCACGCAGTTGCAGTCCATGCAGGTGCAGGTGACCCAGTATTTCAATCAGCTGGTGGCCAACGCCAACACCACCGACGGGATCGGCACCTATCTGTTCGGCGGCAACAAGGACAACGCGCCGCCCTTCACCGCGGACAGCGCGCTCAACACCACCTACAACGGCGACACCGGGCAGCGCCTGGTGGAAATCAGCTCGTCGCGGCGCATTCCGACCAATGAGGTCGGATCGCAGGTATTCGGCAACACGCCCGCGTCGTCGAGTCCGACGGCGCTGTTCGACTCGGTCAAGGCGTTCCATGATCTTCTGGGGCAAAATCCCAAACCGGCCAACTTCGCGACCCAGCTGACCACCATCATGGGCAATATGGACGCGGCGTCGCAGAACCTGGTGAACGCCCAGGCGTCGATCGGTTCGCGCCGCAAGGAAAACGAGGATACCCAGAACACCGCGGAAGACGCGACCTTGCAGTACAAGAGCGCGATCAGCAATCTGCAGGATCTCGACCTGCCGCAGACCATCAGCGATTTTTCGCTGACCCAGGCGTCCTTGCAGTACTCGCAGCTGACCTTCAACAAGATCACCAGCCTCTCGCTGTTCAACTACATTTCCTGA
- the astE gene encoding succinylglutamate desuccinylase produces MEFLALTLGGQPSLPTPLPLNNGGRMEHVAEGVLCLAPANEFAPRVLLSAGVHGNETAPVELLDFLVRDILADKVVLGCHLMIQLANPAALRIGERYLDYDMNRLFDGAHRRHGGAREAARAAQLEALSAGFFAQAPAGVARLHLDLHTAIRGSVFERFAICPWLHGAQPDRGQLGWLSGAGIGAVLLHSAPSPTYSYCTSRTSGAVAFTLELGKARPFGHNDLTRFTGIDRAIRRLVAGEAATDPDVPPPRLFRARYDIIKHSEAFVLHLEDSVENFTPLPDGMLIAEDGEHRYVASGGEERILFPNPSVSPGLRAGIVVGPAD; encoded by the coding sequence ATGGAGTTTCTGGCCCTGACACTGGGCGGACAGCCCTCGCTGCCCACACCGCTGCCCCTGAACAACGGCGGCAGGATGGAGCATGTCGCCGAAGGCGTTCTCTGCCTTGCGCCGGCGAACGAGTTCGCGCCGCGCGTGCTGCTGTCCGCCGGCGTGCACGGCAACGAAACGGCGCCGGTGGAACTGCTCGATTTTCTCGTCAGGGACATTCTGGCCGACAAGGTCGTGCTGGGTTGCCATCTGATGATTCAGCTGGCCAATCCCGCGGCGCTGCGCATTGGCGAGCGCTACCTCGATTACGACATGAACCGGCTGTTCGACGGCGCGCACCGGCGGCATGGCGGTGCGCGCGAAGCGGCGCGGGCGGCTCAACTGGAGGCGCTGTCGGCCGGCTTTTTCGCTCAGGCGCCGGCCGGGGTGGCGCGTCTGCACCTGGATTTGCACACGGCGATCCGCGGCTCGGTGTTCGAGCGGTTCGCCATCTGCCCTTGGCTGCACGGGGCGCAGCCCGACCGGGGGCAACTGGGCTGGCTGTCGGGCGCGGGCATCGGGGCCGTGCTGCTGCACAGCGCCCCCTCCCCGACTTATAGCTACTGCACGAGCCGGACATCCGGCGCGGTGGCTTTCACGCTGGAGTTGGGCAAGGCCCGGCCGTTCGGCCATAACGACCTGACCCGTTTCACCGGCATCGACAGGGCGATTCGCCGGCTTGTCGCCGGCGAGGCCGCGACCGATCCTGACGTGCCGCCCCCACGGCTATTCCGGGCGCGTTACGACATTATCAAGCACAGCGAAGCCTTCGTGCTGCATCTGGAAGATTCGGTGGAGAATTTCACGCCGCTGCCGGACGGCATGCTGATCGCCGAGGACGGCGAGCACCGCTATGTGGCCTCGGGCGGAGAGGAGCGCATCCTCTTCCCCAATCCGTCGGTCAGCCCGGGCTTGCGGGCCGGCATCGTCGTCGGGCCGGCGGACTGA